From the genome of Gammaproteobacteria bacterium:
AGTGGTGATGGGGGACACCTGGCGTTCTTTGACGATTGCTCGCGCTATACGCTTGGCATAACGCTCTTCTCCATACTCCCGAAACACACGACTCAGCTCATGTTCACTTGCTTCCTTTATCCAATGCGCAGCGCTTTGTCCCACATCCGGGTCCATGCGCATATCCAGAGCACCATCCCGCTTAAAACTGAAACCCCGGTCCGGGTCATCCAATTGCGGTGAAGACACCCCCAAATCCAATAAAATTCCATTCACTTTCCCCAGCCAGCCGCGCTCCTGTGCCAACTCGAAAATACGGGTGAACGACGCACGCACCACGGTAAACCGGCTATCCTGCGCCAACTCCTGTTGCGCTACCGCAACGGCTTGGGGGTCTTTATCGATGGCCAGCAACTGCCCCTTGGCGCCAAGCTCTTGCAAAATTGCCAGGGAATGCCCTCCGCGACCAAAGGTACCGTCAATATAAATGCCGCCTTCACGAAACGGCATCGCTTCAATTACCTGCCTCAGCAAAACAGGTTGGTGCGTATATTCAAGTTTCATGCGGCACTTTATATGGACAAGGATTCCAGGTCCTGCGATAAACTGCCGTCTTCAGTTTCCAGCCATTTCTGGCGACTTTCGTTCCAGTGCTGCCCGTCCCAAAGTTCGAACTTATTACCTTGCCCTAACAGCACCACTTTCTTGTCCAATTTGGCATAATCCCTTAAGGGTGGAGGCACCAGCACTCGACCACTGCCATCCATCTCCACCTCAGTGGCATGCCCTATCAGCAACCGCTGTAAATTTCGTGTACGGGCATCGAAGGTAGGTAATTTGACCAATTTTTGCTCAACTTCTTCCCATTCCGGCAGAGGATAAATTAATAAACAAAAATCGCGATCAACTGTAACCACCAATTGACCGTTGCAACTGTCTATTAATTCCTGACGATACCGGGTAGGCACCGCCATGCGGCCCTTGGCATCCAGGTTCAGTTCGTTTAACCCACGTAACAACTACGGTTCTCCGATGCATCAAAAAAGAGGGGCAATTGTCCCATTTTTTCCCACTTTGCCCCACATTAGTACACTATAGGAATGAAATAGAGGTAGTGTCAAGGGAAATCCCCACTGTAAATGCTTATTTCACAACGACCATCAATGGGAAACGAAACAAACAAAATGAAGGAGGATCAGCTCCAATGAAATGATTTCTTTGCAATTGAACAGCTTAGGAAATAAGCCGATGCGCTGGGACACGCCATAAGCCAAAACCGGCTTCGAAATGGCGAAAAGGGGAATATTAACCACCAACATGTAAAGAGGGAGTCGGCCTGTAAGCCGGGTTCTGTCAAGAACAGCCATTCATCTGGATACACGTCACCGTATATCTCAAGCGACCTACCCGGGAACGGCGCGGACCACGCCTATTGTTCCCCTATTTGGTCTTGCTCCGAGTGGGGTTTACCCTGCCACCGATGTTGCCACCGGCGCGGTGCGCTCTTACCGCACCTTTTCACCCTTACCGGCATTCAGGCGAACCCAAACACTTAGGCGGTGTATTTTCTGTGGCACTTTCCGTAGGCTCACGCCCCCCAGGTGTTACCTGGCACCCTGCCCTATGGAGCCCGGACTTTCCTCCCCATCAGCACTCAACGGTTCGCTCAAAGAGAACCGAGGTGCCCAATGGCGCGACTGTTCAGCCAACTCCCGCCACTAGTTTACACCAGCCGGAATCAGCCGGACTACTTAAATTTCAGCGCCATGTCATACAAAGTATTTTTCTTGAGGCCAGTCAACTTCACCGCCAGAGACACGGCCTGCTTATGCGGAAGTTCACTCAACAGTATTCTTAAGATCCGCTCGGCCTGCTCAGATTCCCGCACCTGCTGCTCAGGGTCTGTGTACGCCGGTAACAACAACACCATTTCACCTTTTTGCTGATTCGGATCCTGCTGTACCCATTGACGCAGGTTGGCAATAGAATCCTGACGCAGAGTTTCGAAAGTTTTGGTTAATTCTCGCGCAAATACCAGTGGCCTGTCTTCACCCAGGACTCGCTCCATGTCCTCAAGACACGCCAAAATCCGATGCGGGGATTCAAAAAAAATCAAAGTCCGGCTGTCCCGCGCTAATGTTTCCAACAACTTGCGCCGCGCCTGTTGCTTAGCCGGCAGGAATCCTTCAAAGGCAAATCGATCTGTAGGCAACCCCGATACGCTTAAGGCGGCAATCACCGCACTGGGACCGGGTACAGGTACAACACGTACCCCCTGCTCTCGAGCCAATTTGATCAAATGATAACCAGGATCACTCACCAATGGCGTGCCCGCATCGGAAATTAGCGCCCAAACCTCACCCGCGCTAATTTTATCTATAATATGTTGGGCCACAAGGCGTTCGTTGTGTTCATGCAATGCATGTGTAGGAGTGTTGATCGCAAAATGTTTCAGCAACTTTCCACTTTGGCGAGTGTCTTCTACAGCAATACAATCCACCGTTTGCAATACCTCAAGAGCCCGAAAGGTTATATCCTTGAGATTACCGATAGGTGTAGCCACAACGTATAAAGTGTTTTTTTCGATTAAATTTTTCATAAACAATCACGTATAATCCGGAAAATCAGGACATAAAGCAAACTAGGTAAATCATGAACCAGACAAAACGCTCCTATTATTTTTTCCAGCGTCCACTTGGGCATTTATTAACCATATTGATGATTTTGCAGCTTGCTGCCTGCGGAACCGTGGCACCACCGCAATCCATCCCAGCCCCACCAACCATTCCGGACGCCCGCGTGCTTACCACCCCCACTGAAGAAGAAGCAGAAGTGGTCGTGGAAATGCAACCGGAAGAACTGCAACGCCGCGAACAACCGGCACAAGGGCTTATTAACAGCGGTCGATACCTGGATGCTGCTTTATTGTTAACAGAGTTAGCAGCCTCCTTGCCCACACCACAAAAACAGGATTATCAGCTTCGAGTCAGTTCCTTACTGTTGCTGGGCAACTATATCCTGCAAGCTGAACAGGTACTGAAGGAAACTGACGTAAGGCCGTTGGGTCTGGAAATGCGATTGCGCAAAGACCTGCTGGATGCTCAACTGGCTTTAGCCAAACAACAACCTAATGTCGCTTTGAAAAAATTACGCCAACTCACTGACGAAATCCGGACCGCAGCGCCACCACAACAAAAAGAATTTTATCAGATTCAAATTGATATATATTCTGCTATTGGCGATTTCGCCAATGCCGCCCACGCCCGCTCCATAGTGGAAGTATTGCTGGACGACCCAATGGAAGCCCTGGAAAACCAGGAAATTCTTCTCCGGGATTTACAAAAGCTAACAGCCCGGGAACTGTCCGCCTTAGCTGCACAAACCAAAGATCCAATATTTACCGGCTGGCTGGAATTGGCCAAAGTCGCTAAAACCGCGGCTGACCTGCAACAGGCAGAACAAGGAATTACTGACTGGCAAAGTCGTTACCCGCAACACCCGGTGCAAAACTCCATTATCAATGCCATCATGGCGAAACAACCCGAAGCTCTGGGACGCCCCACCCGCATTGCTGTCATGCTTCCCATGAGCGGCCGCTACGAAAAAGCCGCTACAGCCATTCGCAACGGATTCCTTACCGCATACTTTGCCGAACAAAAAGGGCAACCTCGGCCGGAAATACGCTTTTATGATGAAGGTGACGACCCCGACAACATTACCGATATTTACCAAAAGGCCGTTGATGAGGGTGCCGATTTTGTAGTTGGCCCACTGAATAAACAGGCCGTTACCAATCTCACTCGATATAACCACCTACAAGGGGGCGTTCTCAGTCTGAATTACGGTGATATAGAAGAAATAGGTAATCCACCGTTCAACTTTTTCCAAATGAGCCTGTCTCCGGAGCAAGAAGCTATTCACGTAGCCGAACACGCTTGGTTGGATGGCCATATGCAAGCCGCTGCCATTTATCCCGACTCGGACTGGGGCACACGAATATTCAACGCTTTCAAATCGCGTTGGGAAGAACTCGGTGGTGTGATTGTGGAACACCAAACTTATGACATGAAAAAAAGTGACTATGCAGCCCCCATCAAACAACTGCTTAACATTGATGAAAGTGAAAACCGGCATCAAAACATAAGACGGTTTATTGGTGAAAAATTCTTTTATGAGCCTCGACGCCGGGATGATGTGGATTTCATTTTCATGGCAGCCTACTCTCGACAAGGCAGATTGTTGCGACCGCAATTAAAATTCCACCGCGCCGCCAACATCCCTGTGTACTCCACTTCACATGTGTATAGCGGCAGCTTGAAAGCTAATATGGACAGAGACATGAATGGGGTGCGTTTTAGTGATATGCCGTGGACATTAACCCATGATAAGAACAATGAGCTTTTGAAAGAACAAATCAAGACCGTATGGCCCAACACCAGCAATCGCTATATGCGTCTATTTGCCCTGGGTATCGATGCCTATCGAATCATTCCTGAATTAAACCGACTGCGCCGTAATCGATTCACCTCTATTCAAGGAACAACCGGCATCCTCTACCTGGATGTGAGTAACCGAATTCAAAGACGCTTACTGTGGGCCCAATTCCGGAAAGGTGAACCCAAAGTACTGGCGGAATACTAAGAGCACAGCAAGAATAGTCCGTGCGTACAAAGCAGACCAGCGTCACCATTGGCCAGAACGCCGAAAAAAGAGCTTGCGACTATCTGAAACGGCAGGGAC
Proteins encoded in this window:
- the rsmH gene encoding 16S rRNA (cytosine(1402)-N(4))-methyltransferase RsmH; protein product: MKLEYTHQPVLLRQVIEAMPFREGGIYIDGTFGRGGHSLAILQELGAKGQLLAIDKDPQAVAVAQQELAQDSRFTVVRASFTRIFELAQERGWLGKVNGILLDLGVSSPQLDDPDRGFSFKRDGALDMRMDPDVGQSAAHWIKEASEHELSRVFREYGEERYAKRIARAIVKERQVSPITTTGHLAAVIADAHPAWQAGKDPATRCFQAIRIFINKELEDLQTCLSQVVDVLAPGGRVLVISFHSLEDRIVKRFMREQSRGDRFPADLPVTADQLQPVLKVVGKAIVPDAQEIDENPRARSSVLRVAEKL
- the mraZ gene encoding division/cell wall cluster transcriptional repressor MraZ, whose protein sequence is MLRGLNELNLDAKGRMAVPTRYRQELIDSCNGQLVVTVDRDFCLLIYPLPEWEEVEQKLVKLPTFDARTRNLQRLLIGHATEVEMDGSGRVLVPPPLRDYAKLDKKVVLLGQGNKFELWDGQHWNESRQKWLETEDGSLSQDLESLSI
- the rsmI gene encoding 16S rRNA (cytidine(1402)-2'-O)-methyltransferase, translated to MKNLIEKNTLYVVATPIGNLKDITFRALEVLQTVDCIAVEDTRQSGKLLKHFAINTPTHALHEHNERLVAQHIIDKISAGEVWALISDAGTPLVSDPGYHLIKLAREQGVRVVPVPGPSAVIAALSVSGLPTDRFAFEGFLPAKQQARRKLLETLARDSRTLIFFESPHRILACLEDMERVLGEDRPLVFARELTKTFETLRQDSIANLRQWVQQDPNQQKGEMVLLLPAYTDPEQQVRESEQAERILRILLSELPHKQAVSLAVKLTGLKKNTLYDMALKFK
- a CDS encoding penicillin-binding protein activator; amino-acid sequence: MNQTKRSYYFFQRPLGHLLTILMILQLAACGTVAPPQSIPAPPTIPDARVLTTPTEEEAEVVVEMQPEELQRREQPAQGLINSGRYLDAALLLTELAASLPTPQKQDYQLRVSSLLLLGNYILQAEQVLKETDVRPLGLEMRLRKDLLDAQLALAKQQPNVALKKLRQLTDEIRTAAPPQQKEFYQIQIDIYSAIGDFANAAHARSIVEVLLDDPMEALENQEILLRDLQKLTARELSALAAQTKDPIFTGWLELAKVAKTAADLQQAEQGITDWQSRYPQHPVQNSIINAIMAKQPEALGRPTRIAVMLPMSGRYEKAATAIRNGFLTAYFAEQKGQPRPEIRFYDEGDDPDNITDIYQKAVDEGADFVVGPLNKQAVTNLTRYNHLQGGVLSLNYGDIEEIGNPPFNFFQMSLSPEQEAIHVAEHAWLDGHMQAAAIYPDSDWGTRIFNAFKSRWEELGGVIVEHQTYDMKKSDYAAPIKQLLNIDESENRHQNIRRFIGEKFFYEPRRRDDVDFIFMAAYSRQGRLLRPQLKFHRAANIPVYSTSHVYSGSLKANMDRDMNGVRFSDMPWTLTHDKNNELLKEQIKTVWPNTSNRYMRLFALGIDAYRIIPELNRLRRNRFTSIQGTTGILYLDVSNRIQRRLLWAQFRKGEPKVLAEY